The Candidatus Bathyarchaeota archaeon genome includes a region encoding these proteins:
- the meaB gene encoding methylmalonyl Co-A mutase-associated GTPase MeaB — MATSQQLADAVLKGDHRAIARTITLIENNTPEAQKIVSQLYPHTGKAQIIGVTGPGGAGKSTLVEKLIKALRQRDKTVGVVAVDPTSPFSGGAFLGDRIRMQDLSTDKGVFIRSMATRNNPGGLARATKDAVRILDAANMDVVIVETVGSGQSEVDIIKIAQTIVVVLAPGLGDEIQAIKAGMMEIGDIFVINKADRKNANKAVTDIQAMLQLSNEKNKWIPTIVKTIATTGEGTTQLLEKIDEHTKHLEKGEASLRQKRIVETELVAAIKQKTAEHVVEVLRRSGKLDALISSILTRKIDPLTAAEKVLAEQIKGNFSEDE, encoded by the coding sequence TTGGCTACCTCTCAACAGCTTGCCGATGCAGTACTAAAAGGAGACCACAGAGCCATAGCCCGAACAATAACACTCATAGAAAACAACACTCCAGAAGCACAAAAAATTGTATCCCAACTTTATCCACATACTGGAAAAGCACAAATAATCGGTGTAACGGGGCCGGGTGGAGCTGGAAAAAGCACTTTAGTCGAGAAACTAATTAAGGCGCTGAGACAGCGAGACAAAACAGTAGGTGTAGTAGCTGTTGATCCCACCAGCCCATTTTCTGGCGGCGCGTTCTTAGGCGACCGCATACGCATGCAAGACCTGAGCACTGACAAAGGAGTTTTTATTCGAAGTATGGCAACACGAAATAACCCTGGAGGTTTGGCTAGGGCTACCAAAGACGCTGTCCGCATTTTAGACGCAGCAAACATGGACGTAGTTATCGTAGAAACAGTGGGATCTGGGCAATCAGAAGTAGATATTATTAAAATTGCCCAAACGATTGTTGTAGTTTTAGCCCCTGGTCTTGGCGATGAAATTCAAGCAATCAAAGCGGGCATGATGGAAATAGGCGACATCTTTGTTATTAACAAGGCTGACCGTAAAAACGCAAACAAAGCAGTTACTGACATACAAGCCATGTTGCAACTTAGCAATGAAAAAAACAAATGGATCCCAACGATAGTCAAAACGATAGCCACCACCGGTGAAGGAACTACTCAACTCTTGGAAAAGATTGATGAACATACAAAACACCTTGAGAAAGGTGAAGCCAGCTTAAGGCAAAAGAGAATAGTGGAAACAGAACTTGTAGCGGCTATAAAGCAAAAGACCGCTGAACATGTCGTAGAGGTGCTCAGGAGAAGCGGCAAACTAGATGCACTGATCTCAAGCATTCTGACAAGAAAAATAGATCCTCTTACTGCGGCAGAGAAAGTGTTAGCTGAACAAATTAAAGGTAACTTTAGCGAGGACGAATAA
- the cobO gene encoding cob(I)yrinic acid a,c-diamide adenosyltransferase produces the protein MKKQRLETGLVQVYTGDGKGKTSAAFGLALRAIGRGLKVYVIQFIKGGFDYGELYAIKQLASLELKAFGRGKFITEKPPEDIDIKFAMEAFELAEKVVFNGEYDIVILDEINVALNLRLIRVNDVVKLLKNKPRHVELVLTGRYAPSEIVEAADLVTEMKEIKHPFKKGVPSRKGIEY, from the coding sequence ATGAAAAAGCAACGATTAGAAACCGGCTTAGTGCAAGTTTACACAGGCGACGGAAAAGGAAAAACTTCTGCCGCATTCGGTTTAGCTCTCAGGGCCATCGGCAGAGGATTGAAGGTTTACGTAATCCAATTCATTAAGGGCGGTTTTGACTATGGTGAACTTTATGCAATCAAGCAGCTTGCGAGCTTGGAGTTGAAGGCTTTTGGACGTGGGAAGTTTATTACAGAAAAGCCTCCTGAAGATATTGACATAAAGTTTGCTATGGAAGCTTTTGAGTTAGCTGAAAAAGTCGTTTTCAACGGCGAGTATGATATTGTGATACTAGATGAAATTAATGTGGCTCTTAACTTGAGACTGATAAGGGTAAACGATGTTGTCAAGTTGTTAAAGAATAAGCCTAGGCATGTAGAACTGGTTTTAACGGGACGATATGCTCCTTCAGAAATCGTTGAAGCAGCTGATCTTGTTACGGAAATGAAAGAGATTAAGCATCCTTTCAAGAAAGGAGTTCCGTCGAGGAAAGGCATCGAGTATTAG
- a CDS encoding HesA/MoeB/ThiF family protein codes for MAETEKRRESPNAETTDIEEYLKRLPHPPEEHTYELKMEKRLKRMFKEQDEKLSDEELRFYSRQIMLDEIGYKGQQRLKRAKVCIVGLGGLGSTIVTQLTAMGVGHLKLVDRDVVEESNLQRQHLYNFDLVGFPKVEAAVKKLEKLNPYVEFEPLPLSLNENNADEILNGMDVVVDGLDNMNTRYAVNRACVRLRIPYVFGSAISTFGNASTIIPQKTACLECFYGKLDDSNLPTCGTVGVHPSVLGVVASIEVAETVKILLGRQPSLKDKLLYCDVSFMRFEEIEVTRAESCPVCGRQPKASPTPLKNVLIEEGCGRNKKRVFIVVPKENLNMKIEKLVGLLKEERNRLNVEAKLGVTFVTKEGILASILKSGVMIIEGTNSKKETLDFYKEIVVDKMKIPWSRIN; via the coding sequence ATGGCTGAGACAGAGAAGAGACGAGAGAGCCCGAATGCTGAGACAACGGACATAGAAGAATACTTGAAACGGTTGCCTCACCCTCCTGAAGAACACACTTACGAGTTGAAAATGGAGAAACGTCTCAAGCGAATGTTTAAAGAGCAAGATGAGAAGCTTTCAGATGAAGAGTTACGATTTTACTCAAGACAGATAATGTTAGACGAAATAGGATACAAAGGACAACAGAGATTGAAGAGAGCAAAGGTCTGCATTGTAGGTCTAGGAGGCCTCGGCTCCACAATAGTCACGCAGTTGACCGCCATGGGCGTAGGACATTTAAAACTTGTTGACCGAGACGTCGTTGAAGAATCAAACCTCCAAAGGCAGCATCTCTACAACTTTGATCTCGTCGGCTTCCCCAAAGTAGAGGCAGCTGTAAAAAAGCTGGAAAAGTTAAATCCCTACGTGGAATTTGAACCGCTTCCCCTGTCTCTTAATGAGAACAACGCTGATGAAATATTAAATGGGATGGATGTAGTTGTTGACGGTTTAGACAACATGAACACTAGGTATGCAGTAAACAGAGCTTGTGTCAGGCTGAGGATTCCCTACGTGTTTGGCTCTGCTATCTCAACCTTTGGAAATGCTTCCACAATAATCCCACAAAAAACTGCATGTCTAGAATGTTTTTACGGAAAACTTGACGACAGCAACTTACCTACATGCGGCACAGTCGGGGTACATCCGTCAGTTTTAGGCGTTGTGGCAAGCATAGAGGTTGCTGAAACAGTCAAAATACTCCTGGGAAGACAACCAAGCCTTAAAGACAAACTTCTATACTGTGACGTCAGTTTTATGCGTTTTGAAGAAATAGAGGTTACACGTGCAGAAAGCTGCCCTGTTTGTGGACGTCAGCCTAAAGCTAGCCCTACTCCTCTGAAGAATGTTTTGATTGAAGAAGGTTGTGGAAGAAACAAAAAGCGAGTTTTTATCGTGGTTCCAAAAGAAAACTTGAATATGAAAATTGAGAAACTAGTTGGTCTTTTGAAGGAAGAAAGGAACCGTTTAAATGTTGAAGCCAAACTTGGAGTAACCTTCGTGACAAAAGAGGGAATTCTTGCAAGCATTCTTAAAAGCGGTGTCATGATAATCGAAGGAACAAACAGCAAAAAGGAAACATTAGATTTTTACAAAGAAATCGTTGTTGACAAAATGAAGATACCTTGGTCTCGCATAAACTAG